CTCCTCCTTTCTGACCTTGGGGGTAGGGGGTAATTAATCCTTACACCCTTTCGACCGTGCAACGGGCGTGGGGCTTCGTAGGAAAAAACGCAAATTCAAACGGGGTATTAAAGGAACAACCGGGATAAAATTCATATAATTAAAATAAATTTGGTGTGTATTTCATCTTGGGAAAGTTTATTCTTTAGAGAAAAGGCACAGCAGGATATTCCACTGTGCCTTTTCTCGTATGTTTTAACTGTTGGTCTCGGTATTCATCTGAATTACCTTCACTGCCTCCGGGCGAATAAGTTTTCCATCAACAAATTCAAAGGCAAGGTAACCCATCTGGTCGAGCAGGGCAAACTTCTCTGAGAGTGCCCTCACGCTGACAGGGCTTCTGCAGATGATCCAGTAGTAGCTAAAATCACCGAAGGCTATAGGCTTTGAATCAGACTCCATATCCGGCATAAACTCTGATATAAATACCTTTTTACTGAGGATGGTATCATCGCTGTCGCGCCAGAGGTAGTTTCCGGCTTCATCCTTCATTGTGCGAAGGGCAAGGGCTGTCTTATCGTTCATGAGCCATACAGCATTTTTGCGGTATTTCGGCTTCACAGAGAAGTACAGGCGGATTATATGATCATAGGTGATTTCATCGACGGAATAGGCAACCTCAGCACCGTTTGCATCGTTTAAGATACCTGTCGGCATATGCACACCGGTACCGTTAATAAAGGCGTTGTCCTCAGCTTTGGCAAAGTTCCTGGCAAGGCGCTTTACAAGGTAGCTTTCGATGTCGAATGCGGCATCGCGGACAAAGTCCGAATTCATTTTTACAAGAGCAGCGAGTTTATGGCTTTCAACAGTGTACTGAATGAAATCATTTAGTCCGTCAAAAACAGGGATAGTGCCGCCTTCCGGTACAAACTGCGCAAGGTCATCGTATTCTTTTGCAAGGATGTGATAGCTGCCTTCATATACGTTAAAGATTGTGCCGATTTTTCTGAACAGGCTCTCGTTTTTGATGGCTGCTTCATATTTGTTATTTGTGGCATTTGGCATGACATAAGTACCTGTATCGCTGCTGCGGCCTTCGGAAAGTCCAGAATAATCGTTTTCCTGGCCGCGCATGGCATTCCAGAAGTGCTTGCTGTATTCCGGCTGACCGGTATATACTCTGACTTCAGTATAACTCATGGCGTTCCCTCCTTAAATCTTATCGCAGAATGGACAGGCATAGAGACCGAGGTCATGGTAGCTGAGCGATCTTCCTACCTGTTTCAAGTGGTGGTGGCATTTCGGACACAGAATGTTATATTCCATAGCCCCTTCAATGGTATGAGGATGCTTTGCATGGAGGCGGTATCGCAATTTTAACTTTCCTTTATCGTCTTCGATGACAACATCGGAAAGATGCAGGTCGCACATGGCATGGGCATACTCATCGGAATAGTAAGTATGTTGCGGTCGCAATAGAGTGCCTTCCTTATTCATTTTCATAAGCGGATAATTCATGTTTTTCCCTCCTCAAAATTAAGATGTTTGAATGTGGTTGATGATATTTCCTGTAGATCTGACTGCTGAGCGCTGATCATGACGTATCACTATAGCTGTTCCTCCCTCCGGTGACAGAAGTGACAGTTCAGTGACAGTAGTTTTGATGAACTGTCACGCTGGAAAGCGGCTTGCGGCAAGGCTTTTAAAGCTTCAGTGACGAAAGTGACAGAACTTTTCATTTCATACTCGCACTGCTCATAATCTTTTCCTTGTTCTCTGTACTTTTCCAAACTTTATTTTTCCCGCCAAGAAGTTTGAAAGACTGTCACTTCTGTCACTTGTGGCTGGAAACCCTTGATATATGGGCGTTTTCGCGGTGACAGTTGCCTGTGAGAACTGTCACTCGACTGTCACTTCTGTCACTTTTAAGCAAGAAAATCCGTACTGTCATAACCATAAGCCTTCTTGTACTGCTCCTTTGCCTCAATAGTGAGGGTGAGGTTTTTATAATAGGTGCCTTTATTGGTATGAACGGTCATTTCCTTAAAGGTGCAGCCGAGATGGGATGCCAATGTCTCTCTGAACTCTTTGGCTGTCTTGGCAAAGCCGTTATTGTTGTCATGGCACCATGCCCTGTAAACATCGTAGATGCGGCTCGTTGTAGCGGAATCATTAAACTTGCCTTCTGACCGCTTGCACATACATTCCTCATAGAAGGAGATCACAGTATTGTTCTCCGACATATATTGCTCTCTTGCAAGGCTTACACTGTCCGGCTCGGAAAAGCTGTACCCGTTTGCAATGACCGTCTGCAGCGCCTTAACAGCCTTGTAGACGATGCCATCACGCTCGGCATACATTTTGTCAAGGAGTGATTTGTCCTGCTTGTCCTTTGGAATGACATTAGGGCAGCGCACCACCATAATACGGTCATAGACCCATTTGCCATCATCGCCGCCAAACTTGGGAAGTCTGTTCATGCAAAACCAGAGCAGCCCGTTGTAGGTGAACTCAAAGGCCTGCTGTCCTTTGAACTCGGCATATAGGCTGTCGCCGCCGGTAATTTTCTTAAATGTTTTCAACTCATCTACGGATAGAAAACTCATATCCGAGCTACCGGCAAGGCGTGTGCCATATATCGCGCCGGTGCCGAAACGCGCTTCAATCTCCTTAAGGTCGATTCCTATGAAGTTGCCCTTGCCGAGCAACCGTTCCACAAGG
This region of Defluviitalea raffinosedens genomic DNA includes:
- a CDS encoding phage major capsid protein, giving the protein MSYTEVRVYTGQPEYSKHFWNAMRGQENDYSGLSEGRSSDTGTYVMPNATNNKYEAAIKNESLFRKIGTIFNVYEGSYHILAKEYDDLAQFVPEGGTIPVFDGLNDFIQYTVESHKLAALVKMNSDFVRDAAFDIESYLVKRLARNFAKAEDNAFINGTGVHMPTGILNDANGAEVAYSVDEITYDHIIRLYFSVKPKYRKNAVWLMNDKTALALRTMKDEAGNYLWRDSDDTILSKKVFISEFMPDMESDSKPIAFGDFSYYWIICRSPVSVRALSEKFALLDQMGYLAFEFVDGKLIRPEAVKVIQMNTETNS